A single region of the Lacerta agilis isolate rLacAgi1 chromosome 9, rLacAgi1.pri, whole genome shotgun sequence genome encodes:
- the CCKAR gene encoding cholecystokinin receptor type A: MDICNYSLLDTNISVFLCELGLENDTIDSTNHSQPKDQAVRILLYSLIFLLSVLGNTLVIAVLIRNKRMRTVTNIFLLSLAISDLMLCFFCMPFTLIPNLLKDFIFGLAFCKLSSYFMGVSVSVSTFSLVAISLERYGAICKPLQSRVWQTKSHALKVIAATWCLSFAIMTPYPIYSNLKPFVTLYNSTANKCRLDWPSRVVEQSWYIFLLLILFLIPGVVMIIAYGLISLELYQGIRFDVSQRKYSRERKTSTSSKFEDSDGCYLQKSKKKKKMPLQQFPSSRSIAKIDRPRSNCSTANLMAKKLVIRMLIVIVILFFICWTPVFSVNTWRAFDSASAELLLTGAPISFIHLLSYTSACVNPIIYCFMNKRFRMGFLATFTCCAKQKLPVARAEMAEEEEGRTTGATLSRYSYTHMNASAPP; the protein is encoded by the exons ATGGATATATGTAATTACAGCCTACTTGACACCAATATTTCTGTTTTCCTGTGCGAGCTAGGCTTGGAAAATGACACCATTGACTCCACGAATCACTCTCAGCCTAAAG ACCAAGCCGTTCGGATTCTTCTCTATTCTCTGATATTTCTGCTCAGTGTCTTGGGCAACACGCTGGTGATCGCCGTGCTGATCCGGAACAAGAGGATGAGAACGGTGACCAACATATTCCTGCTGTCGTTGGCCATCAGTGATCTCATGCTGTGCTTCTTCTGCATGCCCTTCACGCTCATTCCCAACCTCCTGAAAGATTTCATTTTTGGCCTTGCTTTCTGCAAACTTAGCAGCTACTTCATGG GTGTCTCAGTCAGTGTTTCGACCTTCAGCCTGGTTGCAATATCCTTGGAGAGATACGGCGCTATTTGCAAGCCACTGCAGTCTCGGGTTTGGCAGACAAAATCGCACGCTTTGAAGGTGATCGCCGCAACCTGGTGCCTCTCCTTTGCCATCATGACGCCGTATCCGATTTACAGCAATCTGAAACCGTTTGTAACACTCTACAACAGCACAGCGAATAAGTGTCGCCTGGACTGGCCAAGCCGAGTGGTAGAGCAATCTTG GTACATCTTCCTGCTCCTTATCCTTTTCCTTATCCCAGGGGTCGTAATGATCATTGCGTATGGCTTAATCTCCTTGGAGCTCTACCAAGGGATCAGATTTGATGTCAGTCAGAGGAAGTATTCACGAG AAAGGAAAACCAGCACCAGCAGCAAATTTGAAGACAGCGACGGATGCTATCTGCagaaaagcaagaagaagaaaaagatgccCCTTCAACAGTTTCCGTCAAGTAGGAGCATCGCCAAAATTGACCGGCCTCGAAGCAATTGCTCCACCGCTAACTTGATGGCCAAGAAGCTGGTCATCCGAATGCTGATAGTGATAGTGATCTTGTTTTTCATTTGCTGGACACCAGTGTTCAGCGTCAACACCTGGCGTGCATTCGACAGTGCGTCGGCGGAACTGCTTCTCACGGGAGCTCCCATCTCCTTCATACACTTGCTCTCTTACACCTCCGCTTGTGTGAATCCCATTATCTACTGCTTCATGAACAAACGCTTCCGCATGGGTTTTCTGGCGACGTTTACCTGCTGTGCCAAGCAAAAGCTTCCAGTGGCCAGAGCAGAgatggcggaggaggaggaaggcagaacCACAGGAGCAACGCTTTCCAGGTACTCTTACACCCACATGAATGCATCTGCTCCTCCGTGA